From the genome of Papaver somniferum cultivar HN1 chromosome 2, ASM357369v1, whole genome shotgun sequence, one region includes:
- the LOC113350822 gene encoding uncharacterized protein LOC113350822: MDDFDDDFGQYMKGEHDVDLFPEEEVFTPVDPSKMEVKTRFANKEAFKKHLRGYCVLNKCQYILDRSAPSRIKAECRFKTEHDCPWFVYASKKEGEKTFVLRKVNLEHKCEGDPQNRNRSADPHFVKDFVLDQMKNKPKKVVPDPYKIKEDFLAEKRVNIPYQCAWKARNLVLESLYGNYKESYNEVPAFCKMFTKCNDGSVAKFTFDTVNNTFESMTLSFEPAMRGWRKACRGVIGLDACHLTGEYGGVLMAATALDGQNGLVMLGIMVCRAETKENWIIFLKHLKDAIAHPVKVAFISDRQKGLLEAVGIVFPGHHHRYCWRHLYKNFKKDYKGLELYSSLWNAAKAYKEKHFQEHFDNIVKQSAAAGAYLSREDPATWSRAFFNPIHCCEHMNNNFSESFNNMINKMRNKPIIMIGIMYANLVMGTWYNRRTESASWVDGNLVPTAVTLIKKMLEFVTDYGVDPCVAGELYMVTSPKNSVFTVNILAKTCSCLQWQLRGFPCMHAVSALHSIRPQWRKYCSDYYSVENYKATYAPTFAPLDDKSEWVQPNMNKKILNPPHSRKPGRPKSKRVRSYDEPRVEKTKRRCGKCGNVTNHNKRTCAGGEVGSNPTAKRQRTECDAQSFTFSNIEPSQTTGVRGAAKSNKKKITASFVGECFTGPGSQPLATPSSTPASTTPMSLPSIAPSSTPPSTINNLYQNFFGIGSVSQNIKQGKGRGNGKAKKK, translated from the exons ATGGATgactttgatgatgattttggtcaGTACATGAAGGGTGAGCATGATGTAGATCTTTTccctgaagaagaagtttttactCCAGTAGATCCTAGCAAAATGGAGGTAAAAACTAGATTTGCAAATAAGGAAGCATTTAAGAAACATCTCAGGGGTTATTGTGTTCTTAATAAGTGTCAATATATTTTGGATAGAAGTGCTCCCTCTAGAATTAAGGCTGAGTGTAGGTTTAAAACAGAACATGATTGTCCTTGGTTTGTGTATGCTAGCAAGAAAGAGGGTGAGAAGACTTTTGTTCTTAGGAAAGTGAATTTGGAACATAAGTGTGAAGGGGATCCCCAAAATAGGAATAGATCTGCTGATCCTCATTTTGTAAAGGATTTTGTTCTTGATCAGATGAAGAATAAGCCTAAAAAAGTTGTTCCAGACCCTTATAAAATCAAGGAAGACTTCTTAGCTGAAAAGAGAGTAAATATACCATATCAGTGTGCATGGAAGGCTAGGAATCTAGTTTTAGAGTCATTATATGGGAACTATAAAGAAAGTTACAATGAAGTACCAGCATTCTGCAAGATGTTTACAAAATGCAATGATGGGTCTGTTGCTAAGTTCACTTTTGACACAGTGAATAACACCTTTGAAAGCATGACACTCTCATTTGAACCTGCAATGAGGGGTTGGCGAAAAGCATGCAGGGGAGTTATAGGGCTTGATGCCTGCCATCTAACAGGGGAATATGGGGGAGTATTGATGGCTGCAACTGCACTTGATGGACAGAATGGGTTAGTAATGTTAGGAATTATGGTATGCAGAGCTGAAACAAAGGAAaattggatcatttttttgaagcatttgaagGATGCAATAGCACATCCAGTGAAAGTGGCTTTCATTTCAGATAGGCAAAAAGGTTTATTGGAAGCTGTTGGTATAGTGTTCCCTGGCCATCACCACAGATACTGTTGGAG ACATTTATACAAAAATTTCAAGAAGGATTACAAGGGTCTTGAATTATACAGTTCTTTATGGAATGCAGCAAAAGCATACAAAGAAAAGCATTTTCAG GAACATTTTGACAATATTGTGAAACAGAGTGCTGCAGCTGGTGCTTATCTCAGTAGAGAAGATCCTGCTACATGGTCCAGGGCCTTTTTTAACCCTATTCACTGTTGTGAACatatgaacaacaatttttcagaGTCTTTTAACAATATGATCAACAAGATGAGAAATAAACCAATTATAATGATAGGAATAATGTATGCTAACTTAGTGATGGGTACATGGTACAATAGGAGGACTGAATCTGCATCATGGGTAGATGGTAATTTGGTTCCTACTGCTGTTACATTGATTAAGAAAATGTTGGAATTTGTGACTGACTATGGTGTTGACCCTTGTGTGGCTGGAGAGTTATATATGGTGACTAGTCCAAAGAATTCTGTGTTCACAGTGAACATACTTGCCAAGACTTGCTCTTGTTTGCAGTGGCAGTTGAGGGGGTTCCCCTGTATGCATGCAGTGAGTGCATTGCATAGCATAAGGCCACAATGGAGAaa GTACTGCAGTGATTACTATTCAGTGGAGAACTATAAGGCCACATATGCACCAACTTTTGCACCACTAGATGATAAAAGTGAATGGGTCCAG CCAAACATGAACAAGAAGATCTTGAACCCTCCTCACAGTAGGAAACCAGGAAGACCCAAGAGCAAGAGGGTAAGAAGTTATGATGAACCTCGTGTtgagaagacaaaaaggaggtgtGGGAAATGTGGAAATGTTACTAACCACAACAAAAGAACATGTGCTGGTGGTGAAGTGGGATCTAATCCAACTGCAAAGAGGCAAAGGACTGAATGTGATGCACAAAGCTTCACCTTCAGCAACATAGAGCCAAGTCAGACCACCGGAGTTAGGGGTGCAGCTAAGTCAAACAAGAAGAAGATAACGGCATCATTTGTTGGTGAATGTTTTACAGGGCCTGGCAGTCAGCCTTTGGCAACACCATCTTCTACTCCAGCTTCCACAACACCTATGAGTCTGCCATCTATAGCACCATCTTCTACTCCACCCTCTACAATAAATAACCTTTATCAGAACTTCTTTGGCATTGGATCTGTATCTCAGAATATAAAACAAGGAAAGGGAAGGGGAAATGGAAAGGCTAAGAAGAAATGA